In Halomarina salina, one DNA window encodes the following:
- a CDS encoding HalOD1 output domain-containing protein, which translates to MAESELTPHDDSEQPNRAVFEVDRDVPRSIAVVNALAEVMECDPRKLPEPLYEAVDPGALDALLMDDSTSGATSVSVWFEYCDYNVGVTPERIIITASEPPL; encoded by the coding sequence ATGGCCGAGAGTGAGTTGACACCACACGACGATTCGGAACAGCCCAACCGCGCAGTATTCGAGGTGGACCGAGATGTACCAAGGAGCATCGCTGTCGTCAATGCACTAGCAGAAGTCATGGAGTGTGACCCACGAAAACTCCCCGAGCCGCTGTACGAGGCGGTTGACCCGGGGGCACTTGACGCCTTGCTAATGGACGATAGTACTTCGGGAGCGACCTCCGTTTCTGTGTGGTTCGAGTACTGTGACTATAATGTCGGTGTCACGCCGGAGCGAATCATCATCACGGCATCGGAACCACCACTGTGA
- a CDS encoding DUF7344 domain-containing protein → MAEELRRETLRLLLNQSEEWDVSSLATELVARESDIQPSDVGEEHQKRVVVALLHRDLPKLADADVVEFDFENERVTTGDHIDDLDPLL, encoded by the coding sequence GTGGCCGAGGAGCTTCGTCGCGAGACACTCCGCCTCCTGTTGAATCAGAGCGAGGAGTGGGATGTCAGCAGCCTCGCGACTGAACTCGTTGCCCGTGAATCAGACATCCAACCCAGTGACGTCGGCGAGGAGCACCAGAAACGCGTCGTCGTTGCTCTGCTCCATCGGGACCTGCCGAAGCTCGCCGACGCCGATGTCGTCGAGTTCGATTTCGAGAACGAGCGTGTCACGACAGGTGACCACATCGATGACCTCGACCCGCTCCTCTAA
- a CDS encoding helix-turn-helix domain-containing protein: MIVEFTIDQPTLLQSLRQVPSTRITWEQTDTTANDERLMLFWAESDDYDAFETAMYHDSTVTAPRTLTRFSDRRLYQVEQVGEGVAQSIYPTTVEAGGIIQQGTATYAGWWFQVAFPDNDALRHVHETCTEHDLDFSLERKYELATEDTPATSYGLTEKQRDMLIHAVQQGYYDVPRATSLDCIADEQDISHQAASERLRRAIDVLARNTIVTSREQTDQSAKMGKGDEAGDDSRWAN; encoded by the coding sequence ATGATTGTCGAGTTCACGATTGACCAGCCCACGCTTCTCCAGTCGTTGCGACAGGTACCGTCGACTCGTATCACGTGGGAGCAGACCGATACGACGGCCAACGACGAACGACTCATGCTGTTCTGGGCCGAGTCCGACGATTACGACGCCTTCGAGACAGCGATGTACCACGACTCAACCGTGACTGCCCCTCGAACGCTTACGAGGTTCAGCGACAGGCGGTTGTATCAGGTCGAACAGGTCGGTGAGGGTGTCGCGCAGTCCATCTATCCGACAACCGTGGAGGCCGGAGGAATCATCCAGCAGGGGACGGCGACATACGCGGGCTGGTGGTTTCAGGTCGCCTTCCCCGACAACGACGCGCTCAGGCACGTACACGAGACCTGCACGGAACACGACCTCGACTTCTCTCTCGAACGCAAGTACGAGCTCGCCACCGAAGATACCCCTGCAACCAGCTATGGACTCACCGAGAAACAACGCGATATGCTCATCCACGCCGTCCAGCAGGGGTACTACGACGTCCCACGGGCGACGTCCCTCGACTGCATCGCAGACGAGCAGGACATCTCCCACCAAGCCGCCTCGGAACGCCTCCGACGAGCAATCGACGTTCTAGCGCGAAACACGATTGTGACCAGTCGCGAACAGACCGACCAGTCGGCAAAGATGGGGAAGGGAGACGAGGCTGGTGATGATAGCCGATGGGCGAACTGA
- a CDS encoding nucleoside triphosphate pyrophosphohydrolase: MADEYDKLVRDDIPEIIEANGERPVVHHVEGEEYTQRLLDKLDEEVGEYRSDQTVEELADVLEVVHALCETHGVDWSELQHQREQKADRRGHFKNGVMLERVER; encoded by the coding sequence ATGGCAGACGAATACGACAAGCTGGTTCGAGACGACATCCCAGAGATAATCGAAGCGAACGGTGAACGCCCCGTTGTTCACCACGTTGAGGGCGAAGAGTACACACAACGGCTGCTCGACAAATTAGACGAAGAAGTCGGCGAGTACCGGTCGGACCAGACCGTCGAGGAGTTGGCCGATGTACTCGAAGTTGTCCATGCGCTCTGTGAGACCCACGGCGTTGACTGGAGTGAACTCCAACACCAACGAGAACAGAAAGCCGACCGACGGGGACACTTCAAGAACGGAGTCATGCTTGAGCGCGTCGAGAGATAG
- a CDS encoding trimeric intracellular cation channel family protein, which translates to MIQDLTGVLPVDPFTVMNAVGLVAFALVGATKAIREDFDVFGIVVVGLATAFAGGTMRDLLVNRVPLALQSLGEIGFGALGVGVALGVCVVLGSPEDHPFTLVADAVGLAAFATAGAIVATDSGVSAVGVVAIATINAVGGGAVADILLDRPPFILFEDFYASCAVLGGSAYWIVTAGMGAERIAVAVCAVVTVGTRLAAVNYGWRLPTAQMLGLTNDRGREHR; encoded by the coding sequence GTGATTCAGGACCTCACCGGGGTGTTGCCCGTTGACCCGTTCACTGTGATGAACGCAGTCGGTCTCGTCGCGTTTGCGCTGGTCGGGGCGACCAAGGCAATCCGTGAGGACTTCGATGTCTTCGGAATCGTCGTCGTCGGACTCGCCACAGCGTTCGCCGGGGGGACGATGCGAGACCTTCTCGTGAATCGCGTGCCGCTGGCCCTCCAGTCATTGGGCGAAATCGGGTTCGGAGCACTCGGTGTGGGGGTCGCACTCGGAGTCTGTGTGGTACTTGGGTCTCCAGAGGACCATCCGTTCACACTCGTTGCTGATGCGGTGGGGCTCGCCGCGTTCGCTACGGCTGGCGCGATTGTGGCAACAGACAGTGGCGTCTCGGCCGTTGGTGTCGTTGCGATTGCGACGATTAACGCGGTCGGGGGTGGCGCGGTCGCCGATATTCTACTGGACCGGCCGCCGTTCATCCTCTTCGAGGACTTCTACGCGAGTTGTGCCGTTCTGGGTGGGAGTGCCTATTGGATAGTGACAGCTGGTATGGGGGCAGAACGTATCGCCGTCGCGGTCTGTGCTGTCGTAACCGTTGGGACACGTCTGGCCGCAGTTAACTACGGCTGGAGACTTCCAACGGCACAGATGCTCGGGCTGACAAATGACAGAGGTAGAGAACACCGATAG
- a CDS encoding recombinase family protein, which translates to MHIRRYHRVSTENQSLERQRQSTADYCRRIWDINLAKMPDEHIDRSTGTNTDRSGYQAMMDDVEDGEVDAVVVHSVSRIARSIRDLDRTAERIVDDAGAELHIISEGFVLRVDDDDPYQRAMFQLLGVFAELEASIAQQRTREGIAARQASEEYQHGQAPLGFVKDDGRLIEAENYPHIRAVINRVHQGEQSKRSAARELDSSRSTVRRCIEDRPELYDLPIE; encoded by the coding sequence ATGCATATCAGACGGTATCATCGAGTCAGCACGGAGAACCAGTCACTCGAACGACAACGACAGAGCACCGCCGATTACTGTCGCAGAATTTGGGACATCAACCTCGCGAAGATGCCTGACGAACACATCGACAGGTCGACCGGGACCAACACCGACCGTTCAGGCTACCAGGCGATGATGGATGACGTCGAGGACGGCGAGGTCGACGCCGTGGTAGTCCACAGCGTCTCCCGCATCGCCCGCTCCATCCGAGACCTCGACCGGACCGCCGAGCGTATCGTCGACGATGCGGGCGCTGAACTCCACATCATCTCCGAGGGGTTCGTCCTGCGAGTCGATGACGATGACCCGTATCAACGCGCGATGTTTCAGCTCTTGGGTGTTTTTGCCGAACTCGAAGCCTCTATCGCCCAACAGCGGACGCGAGAGGGCATTGCCGCGCGGCAAGCGAGCGAGGAGTATCAGCATGGACAAGCCCCGCTCGGATTCGTAAAGGACGACGGGAGGCTCATTGAAGCGGAAAACTATCCTCACATCCGTGCGGTCATTAACCGCGTCCACCAGGGTGAACAGTCTAAACGGTCCGCCGCTCGCGAACTCGATTCATCGCGGTCAACTGTGAGACGCTGCATCGAGGACCGCCCCGAACTCTATGACCTCCCTATTGAGTGA
- a CDS encoding 3'-5' exonuclease: MSHTSDDEGEPTPRTRISIVDQERVPVDSSVKINGAAGAGKTTQAEERLDEYARQRGGLSLGNLCAISYRRDKGHQLANELAAHDAFEGDETTWLGTIHAVARRLLDAEGHSTSLASYRRQGFCTGELGIDYYGSGDDPGPGELLFKIRDWLMEQLIDIKRVNECPYYEQFDELYGYEPHVVEFIDEWAVYKSEHSVHDYDDWLRSVLVFELVPDVEVLYVDEIHDAYPLMMEVLDFWMDAIQNEGGVVIVTGDPMQVVNSYQGAATETFHDIDLPEVFLPDTWRVPEQHWMLATDVLSVAHDPPKLTPQTSDGTLAVRSVEYRMHADGDPPDAPQGISTPETLLEDALAATDTETVLLEASTTYQLKPIAEYLLRAGYLFTGSSRSRAWTHENNQTTHRLRLYNALQKLAKYDPEDFAEPDGDVLSPYHGDYANEPLRLAEAATVLGHVPSEATFADGPLSVQDLRSEPEQTFIPMREFSRYLTIEASRALVGDAPLEFLDSASINEAVGELLGVQYLQAALERNENVFDPHQANIALRTFHGAKGQEADHVICFDGITSKTREGYDNFGSEEWREVHRVWYVALTRSKKHLTIVRDAFSFTESFLEEGMWI; the protein is encoded by the coding sequence ATGAGTCACACCTCTGACGATGAGGGAGAGCCAACCCCTCGCACGCGCATCTCCATCGTCGACCAGGAGCGTGTCCCCGTTGACTCCTCGGTGAAAATCAACGGAGCGGCGGGAGCTGGTAAGACGACACAGGCCGAGGAACGCCTCGATGAGTACGCCCGCCAACGTGGGGGGCTCTCGTTGGGAAACCTCTGTGCCATCAGCTACCGCCGCGACAAAGGCCACCAGCTGGCGAACGAGCTCGCCGCCCACGATGCGTTCGAGGGTGACGAGACGACATGGCTCGGAACGATTCATGCGGTCGCCCGTCGGCTCCTAGACGCCGAGGGCCACTCGACGTCCCTTGCCTCGTACCGGCGACAGGGGTTCTGCACGGGAGAGCTGGGTATCGACTACTACGGCAGTGGCGACGACCCAGGTCCCGGCGAGCTGCTATTCAAAATCCGAGACTGGCTGATGGAGCAGCTCATCGACATCAAGCGGGTGAACGAGTGTCCGTACTACGAGCAGTTCGACGAGCTCTACGGCTACGAACCTCACGTCGTCGAGTTCATCGACGAGTGGGCGGTGTACAAATCCGAACACAGTGTCCACGACTACGACGACTGGCTCCGCTCGGTGCTTGTGTTCGAACTCGTGCCCGACGTGGAGGTGCTCTATGTGGATGAAATCCACGACGCCTACCCGCTGATGATGGAGGTACTCGACTTCTGGATGGACGCCATTCAGAACGAGGGCGGTGTCGTCATCGTCACGGGCGACCCGATGCAAGTGGTCAACTCCTATCAGGGCGCGGCGACCGAGACGTTCCACGACATCGACCTTCCCGAGGTGTTCTTGCCAGACACATGGCGCGTGCCCGAACAGCACTGGATGCTGGCGACGGACGTGCTGTCGGTAGCCCACGACCCACCGAAGCTTACGCCGCAGACCTCGGATGGTACGCTCGCGGTACGCTCGGTGGAGTACCGGATGCACGCCGATGGGGACCCGCCCGATGCGCCCCAGGGTATCTCGACGCCCGAGACGCTCCTCGAAGACGCTCTGGCTGCTACGGATACGGAGACGGTGCTCCTCGAAGCCTCGACGACCTACCAGCTCAAGCCTATCGCGGAGTACCTCTTGCGCGCAGGGTACCTGTTCACGGGGTCCTCGCGGTCGCGGGCGTGGACTCACGAGAACAACCAGACGACCCACCGACTCCGGTTGTACAATGCCCTCCAGAAGCTCGCAAAATACGACCCCGAGGATTTTGCTGAACCAGACGGCGACGTGCTTAGCCCCTATCACGGCGACTACGCGAACGAGCCGCTGCGACTCGCCGAGGCAGCGACTGTGCTCGGCCACGTCCCGTCGGAGGCGACGTTCGCAGACGGGCCACTCTCGGTGCAGGACCTTCGGAGCGAGCCCGAGCAGACGTTCATCCCGATGCGTGAGTTCAGTCGCTACCTCACCATCGAGGCGTCCCGTGCATTGGTCGGTGACGCCCCGTTGGAGTTCCTCGACTCGGCATCCATCAACGAGGCCGTCGGTGAGCTGCTGGGGGTGCAGTACCTCCAGGCGGCGCTGGAGCGCAACGAAAACGTGTTCGACCCGCACCAGGCGAACATCGCTCTCCGTACATTTCACGGAGCAAAGGGCCAGGAAGCCGACCATGTCATCTGCTTCGACGGTATCACGAGCAAGACCCGCGAGGGGTACGACAACTTCGGCTCCGAGGAGTGGCGAGAAGTCCACAGAGTCTGGTACGTCGCCTTAACGAGGTCGAAGAAACACCTCACCATCGTTCGGGACGCGTTCTCGTTCACCGAGTCGTTCCTTGAGGAGGGGATGTGGATATGA
- a CDS encoding tyrosine-type recombinase/integrase, giving the protein MADVNDAGDLKGKLRRRKEQVVQAAKHPDDRDKDFKEHLDDAVIDDRDKSAIIKYEAFRKTRGKSINTRIADTSTLRNAAQRAEWPLLDFDFDRLSSLFSTLEGEYNLSESGMYGYQRALRGFYYWLEDETEKHGERDYSWYDSIAIQSPDASKPDDDDLLTVSDVESMKEACNNSRDRAIIAFLSDGHRVTLVSQLRVGDVDIQNTDDPTWEPNEDGVGQKGVPDSERTLIWSAADVRQWLRDHPDSENNQAPLFTVTNYDSNNPEECALSPDGIRSALRRIANRAGVEDKSINPHSFRAAAITHFVNDLKLTPSQIQHMTGWTDDALRMLNVYDRTGDKTRNNNIREAAGLPTAEEEENESFEALACWNCGEEGITSKTCPRCGVTTDPAERVGGTPEWLELFAEITDDEGFANDLIERQEVTDASDLGYLGYQQVTETLHEHLVRQAARADMEEDDQEKAREIARQWDDLFGDDGPLDAPDDMDVDGVGSMGGTSGIRALLNDDDDQGS; this is encoded by the coding sequence ATGGCCGACGTCAACGACGCGGGCGACCTCAAAGGTAAACTACGTCGACGTAAGGAACAGGTCGTACAAGCAGCGAAACACCCAGATGACCGCGATAAAGACTTCAAAGAACACCTGGACGATGCAGTTATAGACGACCGAGACAAGTCCGCGATAATCAAATACGAGGCGTTCCGGAAAACCCGGGGGAAATCCATCAACACGCGCATAGCTGACACTTCGACACTAAGAAACGCTGCACAGCGTGCTGAATGGCCACTATTAGATTTCGATTTCGATAGGTTGTCCTCACTATTCAGTACCCTCGAAGGCGAATATAATTTGAGTGAGAGTGGGATGTACGGCTATCAACGTGCGTTGAGGGGCTTCTACTATTGGCTTGAGGATGAGACGGAAAAGCACGGAGAGAGGGATTACTCGTGGTATGATAGTATCGCCATCCAGTCTCCCGACGCGTCCAAGCCAGATGACGATGATTTGTTGACGGTCTCTGACGTTGAGTCAATGAAGGAGGCGTGCAACAATAGTCGAGACCGCGCCATCATCGCGTTCTTGAGCGACGGCCACCGAGTGACCCTGGTATCGCAATTGCGAGTCGGGGACGTCGATATCCAGAACACAGACGACCCGACCTGGGAGCCAAATGAGGATGGGGTCGGACAGAAAGGTGTACCAGACTCAGAGCGTACTCTAATCTGGTCTGCAGCCGATGTCCGTCAATGGCTCAGAGACCACCCAGACTCCGAGAATAATCAGGCCCCCTTGTTCACCGTCACAAATTACGACAGTAATAACCCTGAAGAATGTGCGCTGAGCCCTGATGGTATTCGCAGTGCGCTGCGTCGAATAGCAAACAGAGCAGGTGTCGAAGACAAGTCAATCAACCCACATTCGTTCCGTGCTGCCGCTATCACACACTTCGTGAACGACTTGAAACTCACCCCCTCGCAGATTCAGCACATGACTGGGTGGACAGATGATGCATTGCGAATGCTGAACGTCTACGACCGGACAGGGGACAAGACGCGAAACAACAACATCCGTGAGGCTGCAGGGTTGCCCACAGCTGAGGAGGAAGAGAATGAGTCATTTGAAGCGCTTGCGTGCTGGAACTGCGGCGAGGAAGGAATCACTAGCAAGACCTGCCCACGATGTGGCGTGACAACTGACCCAGCAGAACGAGTGGGCGGCACACCAGAGTGGCTGGAACTGTTCGCTGAGATAACCGATGACGAAGGATTCGCGAACGACCTCATAGAGCGACAGGAGGTAACAGATGCGAGCGACCTCGGCTACCTCGGCTATCAACAGGTCACGGAGACTCTGCATGAACACCTCGTGCGACAGGCTGCACGCGCTGATATGGAGGAGGATGACCAAGAGAAGGCGAGAGAAATCGCACGGCAGTGGGACGACCTGTTCGGTGATGACGGGCCCTTGGACGCGCCCGACGACATGGATGTCGACGGAGTAGGAAGCATGGGTGGCACGTCCGGGATACGTGCGCTCCTCAACGATGATGACGACCAGGGAAGCTAA
- a CDS encoding Zn-ribbon domain-containing protein, with the protein MGSDQPALVRCGDCDKVLTGRLDDGGEAKLSSGRSCPTCGGESFEAVEEGVHEVDASPDGGTDASGSTVD; encoded by the coding sequence ATGGGGTCAGACCAGCCAGCACTCGTGCGATGTGGGGACTGCGACAAGGTACTCACTGGCCGGCTCGACGACGGAGGCGAAGCGAAGCTGTCGAGTGGCCGGTCGTGCCCGACCTGTGGGGGAGAGTCGTTCGAAGCGGTCGAGGAGGGTGTCCACGAGGTGGACGCGTCGCCCGACGGAGGGACGGACGCGTCAGGAAGCACGGTCGACTGA
- a CDS encoding protein sorting system archaetidylserine decarboxylase has protein sequence MVDFAPGGLRYATVSLLASLAAVVVSPVAAVVGLATTGFVLAFYRDPDRQVAPGGVASPADGRVSVIRRDPDGRLRVGVYMSAADVHVNRAPLSGTVEAVTHRPGANRPAFSKDSDRNEQVRVDCGAFDVVLVAGWFARRIHPYVEPGDAVERGDRIAHISFGSRADVVLPTGFDEADLTVEEGDRVVAGQTMLAAEPGVECRERA, from the coding sequence ATGGTCGATTTCGCTCCGGGTGGATTGCGGTACGCGACGGTGTCGTTGCTCGCTAGCCTCGCCGCTGTCGTCGTCTCGCCCGTCGCGGCCGTCGTCGGCCTCGCGACGACCGGGTTCGTCCTCGCGTTCTACCGCGACCCGGACCGACAGGTCGCACCGGGCGGCGTCGCGTCGCCAGCCGACGGTCGAGTCTCGGTGATTCGGCGCGACCCGGACGGTCGCCTCCGCGTCGGCGTCTACATGAGCGCGGCCGACGTGCACGTCAACCGCGCACCGCTCTCGGGGACGGTCGAGGCGGTCACCCACCGGCCGGGGGCCAACAGGCCCGCCTTCTCCAAGGACTCGGACCGGAACGAGCAGGTCCGCGTCGACTGCGGCGCGTTCGACGTGGTGCTCGTCGCGGGGTGGTTCGCGCGGCGCATCCACCCCTACGTCGAACCGGGCGACGCCGTCGAACGCGGCGACCGCATCGCCCACATCTCCTTCGGCAGCCGTGCCGACGTGGTGCTGCCAACCGGGTTCGACGAGGCGGACCTGACCGTCGAGGAGGGCGACCGCGTGGTCGCCGGGCAGACGATGCTCGCGGCCGAACCGGGAGTCGAGTGTCGGGAACGAGCGTGA
- a CDS encoding SHOCT domain-containing protein, with translation MLAALLVAFVVLTCLLVAVLAVGALTALATLSAPVSVFLTSVVPYVAAAAILGVLEVVVVVALAWTLVKRSEFSVRGGRLESLANHAERHSDVARSLGLSSLVERPPERRREDALDTLKRRYADGELDEAEFERRLGRLLDNDDVDTARARRERARLRE, from the coding sequence ATGCTCGCAGCCCTGCTCGTCGCGTTCGTCGTGCTGACGTGCCTGCTGGTCGCGGTGCTCGCGGTGGGGGCACTGACGGCGCTGGCGACGCTCTCCGCACCCGTCTCGGTGTTCCTGACGAGCGTCGTCCCGTACGTCGCGGCCGCGGCCATCCTCGGCGTCCTCGAAGTGGTCGTCGTCGTGGCGCTGGCGTGGACGCTCGTCAAACGCTCGGAGTTCAGCGTCCGTGGCGGTCGCCTGGAGTCGCTCGCGAACCACGCCGAGCGACACAGCGACGTCGCCCGGTCGCTGGGGCTCTCCTCGCTCGTGGAACGGCCGCCGGAACGGAGACGCGAGGACGCGCTGGATACGCTGAAGCGGCGGTACGCCGACGGCGAACTGGACGAAGCGGAGTTCGAGCGTCGACTCGGGCGGTTACTCGACAACGACGACGTCGACACGGCCCGCGCACGCAGAGAGCGGGCGAGACTCCGCGAGTAG
- a CDS encoding polysaccharide deacetylase family protein, protein MAPKHRVRRRAFLGTVGAAFVGLAGCSDDSGPSETETRTGSVTSTPTSTPENTATPTPDGTPTETQTPAPQQPPAWMASEGEQYTDFADLEENWQVQSGEVALVDNEGFLGGPAVRMTTGDGGVARMERRYYQPIDFSGREFSIAVKLEATEASATETMIRVQDINGRSAEYTDIVPSEAAGEWLRVDAGASSPDPVDLSQVTRIRVQHYGLGDNASRCLVSDLRTHPGAEKGTVVFAFEGDHENSFSLAYPVLNEAGYAAGVFLAPDNLGGSSTPTSDDYQTMQSDGWDVGPLTLGRQRLTSLGGEERQAVEGAVSQLNDQGFDGATNVFRPPRGSYTAETLGYADDLFDLTFVGVGGSLGSNTSLSDTRTVLSVDADDLSLATDCVEAAAEHRQVAMLVFTTRHLTDRAAFSSLVDRVSELESSGDVDVVTPTELASRYD, encoded by the coding sequence ATGGCACCCAAACATCGCGTGCGCCGTCGTGCCTTCCTCGGAACCGTCGGCGCCGCGTTCGTGGGCCTCGCTGGTTGTTCGGACGACAGTGGTCCCTCCGAAACCGAGACGCGGACCGGGTCGGTCACGAGCACCCCGACGTCGACCCCCGAGAACACCGCGACACCGACGCCCGACGGCACCCCGACCGAGACACAGACCCCCGCACCCCAACAGCCCCCGGCGTGGATGGCCAGCGAAGGGGAGCAGTACACCGACTTCGCCGACCTGGAGGAGAACTGGCAGGTACAGTCCGGTGAGGTCGCCCTCGTCGACAACGAGGGGTTCCTGGGAGGACCGGCCGTTCGGATGACGACGGGCGACGGCGGCGTCGCCCGGATGGAACGGCGGTACTACCAGCCCATCGACTTCTCGGGGCGGGAGTTCTCGATAGCGGTCAAACTCGAAGCGACGGAGGCCTCGGCCACGGAGACGATGATCCGCGTCCAGGACATCAACGGGCGGTCCGCCGAGTACACCGACATCGTCCCCTCGGAGGCGGCGGGCGAGTGGCTCCGCGTCGACGCCGGGGCGAGCAGTCCCGACCCCGTCGACCTCTCGCAGGTGACTCGCATCCGGGTCCAGCACTACGGGCTGGGCGACAACGCCTCGCGGTGTCTCGTCAGCGACCTCCGGACGCACCCAGGCGCCGAGAAGGGAACCGTCGTGTTCGCCTTCGAGGGCGACCACGAGAACAGTTTCTCGCTGGCCTACCCGGTCCTGAACGAGGCGGGCTACGCGGCCGGGGTCTTCCTCGCTCCGGACAACCTCGGCGGGTCGAGCACGCCCACGTCCGACGACTACCAGACGATGCAGTCCGACGGCTGGGACGTCGGACCGCTCACTCTGGGACGACAGCGGCTCACCAGCCTCGGTGGCGAGGAGCGACAGGCGGTCGAAGGTGCCGTCTCGCAGTTGAACGACCAGGGGTTCGACGGGGCGACGAACGTCTTCCGGCCGCCGCGTGGCAGCTACACGGCGGAGACGCTCGGCTACGCAGACGACCTGTTCGACCTGACCTTCGTCGGCGTCGGCGGGTCACTGGGGTCGAACACCTCGCTCTCGGACACGCGGACGGTGCTCTCCGTCGACGCGGACGACCTCTCGCTGGCGACCGACTGCGTCGAGGCCGCCGCGGAGCACCGACAGGTCGCCATGCTCGTCTTCACGACCCGACACCTCACGGACCGGGCGGCGTTCTCGTCGCTCGTCGACCGGGTGTCGGAACTCGAATCCAGCGGCGACGTCGACGTGGTCACGCCGACGGAACTCGCCTCACGCTACGACTGA